A portion of the Kribbella jejuensis genome contains these proteins:
- a CDS encoding molybdopterin oxidoreductase family protein, with amino-acid sequence MGSIDRIAEPWGTRAGYGPGERWPVRVDLRLDDGISPDQVDSWVQSATILHSNGDGLDIAVKDGRIVGVRGRAVDRVNHGRLGPKDLFGYQANNSADRLTTPLIRREGQLVETDWETAMSAVAGRTKELLAERGPSSIGFYTTGQLFLEEYYTLALIGHGGIGTNHMDGNTRLCTATAAAALKETFACDGQPGSYTDIDHADVIALYGHNMAETQTVLWTRILDRLAGPNPPKILCVDPRRTPVAEAATIHLAPRPGTNVALMNALLHELIEHDWVDRDYVDRNTVGYDELAKQVVGCDPDWAAEICDVPADDIRAAARLLGTAERLLSTVLQGFYQSHQATAAAVQVNNVNLLRGMLGRPGCGILQMNGQPTAENTRECGADGDLPGFRNWANDEQVADLARVWNVDPQQIPHYSEPTHLMQMLRYVEDGSIRFLYVSGTNPAVSLPELQRIRKILTQERLFLVVQDIFLSETAALADVVLPAATWGEKTGTFTNADRTVHLSDKAVEPPGSARADLDIFIDYAQRLELKDKDGQPLVKWTDAEGAFEAWKECSAGRPCDYTGLSYDKLRGGSGIQWPCNAEHPDGTEHIYADGEFWSAPSYCESYGKDLVTGAPLDPVEYKAMNPSGKAVLKAAEYLAPHDPPTPEYPYLLTTGRTLYHFHTRTKTGRVRQLQNAAPEVWVELSQLDAEQQGWDEGDLLRISTPRGQVEARLRVSGIRPGTLFLPFHYGYWDAPDGPPERAANELTVTDWDPCSKQPLFKCAAAAAERIAPGGAPSAAPTTTASKPVGGGIRRTVGGIDAMVVEDFGDDVVEGNR; translated from the coding sequence ATGGGATCGATCGACCGGATTGCGGAGCCGTGGGGGACGCGGGCGGGGTACGGGCCGGGGGAGCGCTGGCCGGTCCGGGTGGACCTCCGGCTGGACGACGGGATCAGCCCGGACCAGGTCGACAGCTGGGTGCAGTCGGCGACGATCCTGCACTCCAACGGCGACGGGCTGGACATCGCGGTCAAGGACGGCCGGATCGTCGGCGTGCGCGGCCGCGCCGTCGACCGGGTGAACCACGGCAGGCTCGGACCGAAGGACCTGTTCGGCTACCAGGCCAACAACTCCGCGGACCGGCTGACGACGCCCCTGATCCGCCGGGAGGGTCAGCTGGTCGAGACCGACTGGGAGACCGCGATGTCGGCGGTCGCCGGACGGACGAAGGAGCTGCTCGCCGAGCGCGGGCCCAGTTCCATCGGCTTCTACACGACCGGGCAGCTGTTCCTGGAGGAGTACTACACCCTCGCCCTGATCGGCCACGGCGGCATCGGTACGAACCACATGGACGGCAACACCCGGCTGTGTACGGCGACCGCTGCCGCCGCGCTCAAGGAGACGTTCGCGTGCGACGGCCAGCCCGGTTCGTACACCGACATCGACCATGCCGACGTGATCGCCTTGTACGGGCACAACATGGCCGAGACCCAGACCGTGCTGTGGACCCGGATCCTCGACCGCCTCGCCGGTCCGAACCCGCCGAAGATCCTGTGCGTCGACCCCCGCCGTACGCCGGTGGCCGAGGCCGCGACGATTCATTTGGCCCCTCGGCCCGGTACCAACGTCGCGCTGATGAACGCGCTGCTGCACGAGCTGATCGAGCACGACTGGGTCGACCGCGACTACGTCGACCGGAACACCGTCGGGTACGACGAACTCGCCAAGCAGGTCGTCGGCTGCGACCCGGACTGGGCCGCGGAAATCTGCGACGTGCCGGCGGACGACATCCGCGCTGCGGCGCGCCTGCTCGGGACCGCGGAACGGCTGTTGTCGACTGTGCTGCAAGGCTTCTACCAGTCGCACCAGGCCACCGCCGCTGCTGTCCAGGTCAACAACGTCAACCTGCTCCGTGGCATGCTCGGCCGTCCCGGCTGCGGAATCCTGCAGATGAACGGGCAGCCGACCGCCGAGAACACCCGCGAGTGCGGCGCCGACGGCGATCTGCCGGGCTTCCGGAACTGGGCGAACGACGAGCAGGTCGCGGACCTCGCCCGGGTCTGGAACGTCGACCCGCAACAGATCCCGCACTACTCCGAGCCGACGCACCTGATGCAGATGCTGCGCTACGTCGAGGACGGGTCGATCCGGTTCCTCTACGTCAGCGGCACCAACCCGGCGGTCTCGTTGCCGGAGCTGCAGCGGATCCGCAAGATCCTCACCCAGGAGCGGCTGTTCCTGGTCGTCCAGGACATCTTCCTGTCCGAGACCGCAGCGCTGGCCGACGTGGTGTTGCCCGCGGCAACGTGGGGTGAGAAGACCGGGACGTTCACGAATGCCGACCGCACGGTGCACCTGTCGGACAAGGCAGTCGAGCCGCCGGGTTCGGCGCGGGCCGATCTGGACATCTTCATCGACTACGCGCAGCGGCTGGAACTGAAGGACAAGGACGGGCAGCCGCTGGTGAAGTGGACCGATGCCGAAGGCGCGTTCGAGGCGTGGAAGGAATGCAGCGCCGGCCGGCCGTGCGACTACACCGGCCTGAGCTACGACAAGCTTCGCGGCGGCAGCGGGATCCAGTGGCCGTGCAACGCCGAACACCCGGACGGGACCGAACACATCTACGCCGATGGTGAGTTCTGGAGCGCACCGTCGTACTGCGAGAGCTACGGCAAGGACCTGGTGACCGGGGCTCCGCTCGATCCGGTCGAGTACAAGGCGATGAACCCGTCGGGCAAGGCAGTCCTGAAGGCAGCGGAGTACCTGGCGCCGCACGATCCGCCGACGCCGGAGTACCCGTACTTACTGACGACCGGGCGGACGTTGTACCACTTCCACACCCGCACCAAGACCGGCCGCGTCCGGCAGTTGCAGAACGCCGCGCCGGAGGTCTGGGTGGAGCTGTCGCAACTGGATGCCGAGCAGCAGGGCTGGGACGAGGGTGACCTGCTCCGGATCAGTACGCCGCGTGGGCAGGTCGAGGCCCGGTTGCGGGTCAGCGGGATCCGGCCGGGGACGTTGTTCCTCCCGTTCCACTACGGCTATTGGGACGCACCCGACGGGCCGCCGGAGCGGGCCGCGAACGAGCTGACCGTCACCGACTGGGATCCTTGCTCGAAGCAACCGCTGTTCAAGTGCGCGGCGGCGGCGGCCGAACGGATCGCGCCGGGTGGCGCGCCGTCGGCGGCACCCACGACGACGGCGTCCAAGCCGGTCGGCGGTGGCATTCGCCGGACCGTAGGTGGAATCGACGCGATGGTCGTCGAGGACTTCGGCGATGATGTTGTGGAGGGCAACCGATGA
- a CDS encoding SRPBCC family protein, with protein MSQNECLIEASAEDVFAILTDGWSYAAWVVGASRIRDVDPHWPEPGSRIHHSVGAWPLLLNDTTSSLEYEPARRLRLRLRVWPAGHGEVEFTATDTPTGCRLVMTEQAVSGPISLLPKPLADLMLHPRNDEALRRIKLIAERRRT; from the coding sequence ATGAGCCAGAACGAGTGCCTGATCGAAGCGAGTGCCGAGGACGTGTTCGCGATCCTGACCGACGGTTGGTCGTACGCCGCCTGGGTGGTGGGCGCGTCCCGGATCCGGGACGTCGACCCGCACTGGCCCGAGCCGGGCAGCCGGATCCACCATTCGGTCGGCGCCTGGCCGCTGCTGCTGAACGACACGACGTCGTCGCTGGAGTACGAGCCCGCGCGCCGGCTGCGGCTGCGGCTCCGGGTCTGGCCGGCCGGCCACGGCGAGGTCGAGTTCACCGCCACCGACACCCCCACCGGCTGCCGGTTGGTGATGACCGAGCAAGCGGTCAGCGGGCCGATCTCGCTGTTGCCCAAACCCCTCGCCGATCTGATGCTGCACCCACGCAACGACGAGGCGTTGCGGCGGATCAAGCTGATCGCTGAGCGACGGCGAACCTGA
- a CDS encoding DUF6328 family protein: MEAPKESLTYERDGETSGERLDRHWSELLQELRLVQTGTQILFAFLLGIAFQSQFHTTDEFTHGVYACTLTAAALAVVLFLAPVAFHRALYRQGLRDRLVKISDRLARGGMTFLVLSICGGLLIALDVVLPRAAAVVVVIGVLLWFVAFWLVLPAYVRHKHR; this comes from the coding sequence ATGGAGGCGCCCAAGGAGTCGCTCACGTACGAACGCGACGGGGAGACGTCCGGTGAGCGGTTGGACCGGCACTGGAGCGAGCTGCTCCAGGAGCTCCGGCTGGTGCAGACCGGGACGCAGATCCTGTTCGCATTCCTGCTCGGCATCGCATTCCAGAGCCAGTTCCACACCACGGACGAGTTCACGCACGGCGTCTACGCGTGCACACTGACCGCCGCCGCCCTCGCGGTCGTGTTGTTCCTGGCGCCGGTGGCGTTCCACCGCGCGCTGTACCGGCAGGGCCTGCGGGACCGGTTGGTCAAGATCTCCGACCGGTTGGCGCGCGGCGGGATGACGTTCCTGGTCCTCTCGATTTGCGGTGGTCTGCTGATCGCGTTGGACGTCGTACTCCCCCGCGCCGCCGCCGTGGTGGTGGTGATCGGGGTGCTGCTCTGGTTCGTCGCGTTCTGGCTGGTGCTTCCCGCCTACGTCCGGCATAAACACCGATGA
- a CDS encoding sigma-70 family RNA polymerase sigma factor produces the protein MASSSPAQASYAEESARTEHLLRAAHVSRGPRREQLLDEAIVSGMPLARTLAHRYRGRGVDDEDLEQIAIEHLIRAARNYRPSPGSDFRSYAVPTIRGGIRHHFRDNAWAIKLPRRLQEIQARLNAVQGKLAVALGHWPDRRELSEAIGVEVNEIIEAEQARGCFQPTSLDAEQTTDTGASAPAREVAQPGNTYELVDQVHSLQPVVDNLPERDQLILRRRFVDHLTQAEIGAELGVSQMQVSRRLRMIMSNLQLALSA, from the coding sequence ATGGCATCGAGTAGTCCAGCGCAGGCGTCGTACGCCGAAGAGTCCGCCCGGACCGAGCACCTGCTCCGGGCCGCGCACGTCAGCCGCGGCCCACGCCGCGAACAACTCCTCGACGAGGCGATCGTCAGCGGCATGCCGCTCGCCCGGACGCTCGCCCACCGGTACCGCGGTCGCGGTGTCGACGACGAGGACCTCGAGCAGATCGCCATCGAGCACCTGATCCGCGCCGCCCGCAACTACCGGCCGTCGCCGGGTTCGGATTTCCGGTCGTACGCCGTACCGACGATCCGCGGCGGGATCCGGCACCACTTCCGCGACAACGCCTGGGCGATCAAGCTGCCGCGGCGGCTGCAGGAGATCCAGGCGCGGCTGAACGCCGTGCAGGGCAAGCTGGCGGTCGCGCTCGGGCACTGGCCGGACCGCCGCGAGCTCTCCGAGGCGATCGGTGTCGAGGTGAACGAGATCATCGAGGCCGAACAGGCCCGCGGCTGCTTCCAGCCGACGTCGCTGGACGCGGAGCAGACCACGGACACCGGCGCCTCGGCACCGGCGCGGGAAGTCGCCCAGCCCGGCAACACCTACGAACTCGTCGACCAGGTGCACTCGCTGCAGCCGGTCGTCGACAACCTTCCGGAACGGGATCAGCTGATCCTGCGCAGGCGCTTCGTCGACCACCTCACCCAGGCGGAGATCGGCGCCGAGCTCGGCGTCAGCCAGATGCAGGTGTCGCGGCGCCTCCGGATGATCATGAGCAACCTACAACTCGCACTGTCAGCCTGA